The Pelosinus sp. IPA-1 genome contains a region encoding:
- a CDS encoding response regulator, with the protein MEPLRIVIADNESIIRMDLKEILEEAGHTVVAEASDGSRAVDLVRQYRPDLVIMDIKMPEMDGITAAKIISNEKLAPVLLLTAFSQKDIVEKAKDSGVLAYLVKPVKEVNLFPAMEIALSRFQEFAELEQELENVKQSLETRKILDRAKGILMDAYNLSETEAYRRIQQYSMSKRKAIKDVAESIVQAATKRN; encoded by the coding sequence ATGGAACCATTGCGGATTGTAATTGCAGATAATGAATCCATAATTCGAATGGATTTAAAGGAAATTCTAGAAGAGGCGGGTCATACAGTAGTAGCTGAAGCTTCTGATGGTTCACGGGCCGTTGATTTGGTCCGTCAATATAGACCTGATTTGGTTATCATGGATATTAAGATGCCAGAAATGGACGGTATTACAGCTGCCAAAATAATTTCTAACGAAAAACTTGCTCCAGTATTATTGCTTACAGCCTTTAGTCAAAAAGATATTGTAGAAAAGGCCAAAGATTCAGGGGTTTTGGCTTATTTAGTTAAGCCTGTGAAAGAAGTTAATTTATTCCCTGCAATGGAAATTGCTTTATCACGTTTTCAGGAATTTGCCGAATTAGAACAAGAATTAGAAAATGTAAAACAGTCCCTTGAGACTAGGAAGATTTTAGATCGTGCAAAAGGAATACTAATGGATGCATATAACTTGAGCGAAACAGAAGCATATAGGCGTATTCAACAGTATAGTATGAGTAAACGCAAAGCAATTAAAGATGTGGCTGAATCCATAGTGCAGGCAGCAACTAAGAGAAACTAA
- a CDS encoding YmaF family protein gives MAEDNRKKHDWDCDCECECECPPTQTHVHEFEGSVKIAEASTDPHNHRFAGVSSEVIPFENSHVHELFTKTDFYEDHHHEVAVRTGLPIDVGNGRHVHFKADITTVADGHVHEFQIATLIQDPIGD, from the coding sequence ATGGCTGAAGACAATAGGAAGAAACATGATTGGGATTGTGATTGTGAGTGCGAGTGTGAGTGCCCTCCAACCCAAACACATGTACATGAATTTGAAGGAAGCGTCAAGATTGCTGAAGCGTCCACGGACCCCCATAACCATCGGTTTGCCGGGGTTTCAAGTGAAGTGATACCGTTTGAAAATAGTCATGTGCACGAATTATTTACAAAAACAGATTTTTACGAAGACCACCACCACGAAGTTGCAGTCAGGACTGGTCTCCCAATTGATGTAGGTAATGGCAGACACGTGCATTTTAAAGCTGACATAACCACTGTGGCTGATGGGCACGTTCACGAATTCCAAATTGCTACCCTAATTCAAGACCCAATTGGCGATTAA
- the groES gene encoding co-chaperone GroES translates to MIKPLGDRVVIKVLEGEMKTKSGIVLPDTAKEKPQEGEIIEVGTGKVLENGQRIALDVKVGDRIIFSKYAGTEVKFEGQEYLIVSERDILAVVQ, encoded by the coding sequence ATGATTAAGCCGTTAGGTGACAGAGTGGTCATTAAGGTCTTAGAGGGTGAAATGAAAACAAAAAGTGGTATCGTATTACCGGATACTGCAAAAGAAAAGCCACAAGAAGGAGAAATTATCGAGGTTGGTACTGGTAAAGTATTAGAAAATGGCCAACGTATTGCTCTTGATGTAAAAGTTGGCGATAGAATTATATTCTCCAAGTACGCTGGTACAGAAGTGAAATTCGAAGGACAAGAATATCTGATCGTAAGTGAAAGAGATATTTTAGCAGTTGTACAATAA
- a CDS encoding histidine kinase N-terminal domain-containing protein yields MGVAGDVCRKITALAPAQIAVLDNICAVLGLASDLAHAQVTLYAKARNENFLVIAAQVKPNTSFVQHKPNLLGSTVYASEEPLIWRSISKGEAIHGQREWALGMWMEMQVYPVRDASGNVIAAISFETSLEESHMEGHQLLVETAQLLLSTVKIPSSSKYYRSLSASDGILIINEQGKIVFANSTAESIYKVLAVGCIVGRRIYDRQANMGLAQKAITVQEPCETELTAGNMILVQRAIPIVVNRVSVCTVMILTDVTELKKKEKELLIKSAVIQEIHHRVKNNLQTIASLLRLQARRTKSQEVKAALRESVNRISSISVVHEFLSQQDAEFIDVAEVAKNILDLVIQNMLEPDFNLQTIFNGETVVFPSEQASSLALVINELIQNSIEHGFIGRHEGIIGVDITTMEDKYKIEIYDNGIGMPPTFNPQLSNSLGLQIVRTLIESDVGGSFEMYTDQGTHACITIPRKVEGGV; encoded by the coding sequence ATGGGAGTGGCTGGAGATGTTTGTCGGAAAATAACTGCATTAGCCCCTGCGCAAATAGCAGTATTAGATAATATTTGTGCAGTGTTAGGACTGGCGAGTGATCTAGCTCATGCTCAGGTTACCTTATATGCTAAGGCACGAAATGAAAATTTCCTGGTGATTGCTGCCCAGGTAAAGCCAAATACTAGCTTTGTACAACACAAGCCGAATTTACTTGGGAGTACTGTTTATGCTTCTGAAGAGCCGCTTATTTGGCGCAGCATTTCCAAAGGTGAGGCAATTCATGGGCAACGTGAATGGGCACTTGGCATGTGGATGGAAATGCAAGTCTATCCTGTACGGGATGCAAGTGGTAACGTAATTGCAGCGATCAGTTTTGAAACCAGTTTGGAAGAATCTCATATGGAAGGTCATCAATTGCTTGTAGAGACTGCTCAACTATTGCTGTCAACAGTGAAAATACCAAGCAGTAGTAAGTATTATCGATCTTTATCAGCGAGTGATGGTATTTTGATAATCAACGAACAAGGAAAGATTGTTTTTGCTAACTCAACAGCGGAGAGTATTTATAAGGTTCTAGCTGTAGGGTGTATTGTCGGAAGGCGTATTTATGATCGTCAGGCCAATATGGGATTAGCCCAGAAGGCGATAACCGTGCAAGAACCTTGTGAGACTGAATTAACTGCTGGAAATATGATTTTAGTACAAAGGGCCATTCCTATTGTCGTTAACCGGGTAAGTGTCTGTACAGTGATGATTTTGACAGATGTTACCGAATTAAAAAAGAAAGAAAAAGAGTTACTAATAAAATCTGCAGTCATTCAGGAAATACATCATCGAGTAAAAAACAATTTACAAACCATTGCCAGTTTGTTAAGGTTACAAGCAAGACGTACCAAATCACAAGAAGTAAAAGCAGCTTTAAGGGAAAGCGTAAACCGTATTTCCAGTATATCTGTTGTTCATGAATTTTTATCACAGCAAGATGCAGAGTTTATTGATGTGGCAGAAGTCGCAAAAAATATTCTCGATTTAGTCATACAAAACATGCTGGAACCCGATTTCAACTTGCAAACTATTTTCAATGGGGAAACAGTAGTATTCCCTTCTGAACAAGCTAGTAGTTTGGCACTCGTCATCAATGAACTCATTCAAAATTCAATAGAACATGGTTTTATTGGCAGGCATGAAGGTATCATTGGGGTGGACATTACGACGATGGAAGACAAGTATAAAATTGAAATATATGATAATGGTATTGGTATGCCACCAACATTTAATCCACAATTATCGAATAGTTTAGGATTGCAGATTGTACGCACTCTTATTGAAAGTGATGTTGGCGGTAGTTTTGAAATGTATACAGATCAAGGTACCCATGCTTGTATTACCATTCCCCGTAAGGTGGAGGGAGGAGTTTGA
- the groL gene encoding chaperonin GroEL (60 kDa chaperone family; promotes refolding of misfolded polypeptides especially under stressful conditions; forms two stacked rings of heptamers to form a barrel-shaped 14mer; ends can be capped by GroES; misfolded proteins enter the barrel where they are refolded when GroES binds), which yields MAKQILFDEDARRALERGVNALANAVKVTLGPKGRNVVLDKKFGAPTVTNDGVTIARDIDLEDPFENMGAQLVKEVATKTNDVAGDGTTTATLLAQAMIREGMRNVAAGANPMIIKKGIEKAVKTLVEEIKKSSKKVETKDAIAQVASISAADEEIGNLIAEAMEKVGKDGVITVEESKGMGTNLDVVEGMQFDRGYISPYMVTDTDKMEAVLNDPYILITDRKIGAIADLLPTLEKVVQQGRELLILAEDIEGEALATLVVNKLRGTFKAVAVKAPGFGDRRKAMLEDIAALTGGTVVTEEIGRKLDTVELVDLGRARQVRISKEETTIIDGAGDVTQIKARVSQIKTQIEDSTSDFDKEKLQERLAKLSGGVAVIQVGAATEVELKEKKYRIEDALNATRAAVEEGIVAGGGTTFIDIISALDSIEATGDEKTGVDIVRRAIEEPVRQIANNAGLEGSIVVANVKKAGKGMGFNALTEQYVDMIAAGIVDPAKVTRSALQNAASIAAMVLTTETLVADKPEKDGGAAAAMGGMGGMGGMGGMGGMM from the coding sequence ATGGCAAAGCAAATTTTATTTGATGAAGATGCACGTCGCGCGCTAGAAAGAGGCGTTAATGCTCTGGCAAATGCAGTAAAAGTAACATTAGGACCTAAGGGGCGTAATGTTGTACTTGATAAAAAATTTGGTGCTCCTACCGTTACAAACGATGGTGTAACAATTGCTCGTGATATTGACTTGGAAGATCCGTTTGAAAACATGGGTGCGCAACTGGTGAAAGAAGTTGCTACCAAAACTAATGATGTAGCAGGCGATGGCACTACTACTGCAACCTTATTAGCACAAGCTATGATTCGCGAAGGTATGCGTAATGTAGCAGCAGGTGCAAACCCTATGATTATTAAAAAGGGTATTGAAAAAGCAGTAAAAACTTTAGTAGAAGAAATTAAAAAATCCTCTAAAAAAGTAGAAACTAAAGATGCTATTGCTCAGGTTGCTTCTATTTCTGCAGCTGATGAAGAAATTGGTAACTTAATTGCAGAAGCGATGGAAAAAGTGGGTAAAGACGGTGTTATCACTGTTGAGGAATCCAAAGGCATGGGAACTAACCTTGATGTAGTTGAAGGTATGCAATTTGACCGTGGCTACATTTCCCCATATATGGTAACTGATACTGACAAAATGGAAGCGGTCTTAAATGATCCTTATATTTTGATTACAGATCGTAAAATTGGTGCGATTGCAGACTTACTTCCTACTTTAGAAAAAGTAGTACAACAAGGTCGGGAACTTTTGATCCTTGCTGAAGATATCGAAGGCGAAGCATTAGCAACCTTGGTTGTGAATAAATTACGTGGTACATTTAAAGCCGTAGCTGTAAAAGCTCCTGGTTTTGGTGATCGTCGTAAAGCTATGTTAGAAGATATTGCTGCTTTAACTGGCGGTACTGTTGTTACAGAAGAAATTGGTCGTAAGCTTGATACTGTTGAGCTTGTTGATCTTGGTCGTGCGCGTCAAGTTCGTATTTCTAAAGAAGAAACTACAATCATTGATGGTGCTGGCGATGTAACTCAAATTAAAGCTCGCGTTAGCCAAATCAAAACACAAATCGAAGATAGCACTTCAGATTTCGATAAAGAAAAATTACAAGAACGTCTTGCTAAATTATCTGGCGGTGTAGCTGTTATCCAAGTAGGTGCGGCTACAGAAGTAGAATTGAAAGAAAAGAAATACCGCATCGAAGATGCTTTGAATGCAACTCGCGCTGCTGTTGAAGAAGGTATTGTCGCTGGTGGTGGTACTACTTTCATTGACATTATTTCCGCTCTTGATAGTATTGAAGCAACTGGTGATGAAAAGACTGGTGTTGATATTGTAAGACGTGCCATTGAAGAACCAGTACGTCAAATCGCTAACAACGCAGGTCTTGAAGGCTCCATCGTTGTTGCAAACGTGAAGAAAGCTGGTAAAGGCATGGGCTTCAATGCATTAACTGAGCAATATGTTGATATGATTGCTGCAGGTATTGTTGATCCAGCAAAAGTAACTCGCTCTGCACTGCAAAACGCAGCTAGCATTGCAGCTATGGTATTAACTACTGAAACTTTAGTCGCTGATAAGCCTGAGAAAGACGGTGGCGCTGCTGCTGCTATGGGCGGCATGGGTGGCATGGGCGGAATGGGCGGAATGGGCGGCATGATGTAA
- the tsaD gene encoding tRNA (adenosine(37)-N6)-threonylcarbamoyltransferase complex transferase subunit TsaD has translation MQENHKPCLTLALETSCDETSAAVVADGRVILSNVISSQVPVHQKYGGVVPEIASRKHIENVIPVVDQALRDAGVTFNDISAIGVTYGPGLVGALLVGVSVAKALSFATGIPLVGVNHLEGHIFANFLAHTKLEPPFMALVVSGGHTSLVHVKGYNEFELLGQTRDDAAGEAFDKVARVMKLPYPGGPYIDRLALTGNPEAIAFPRALPGKDSFEFSFSGLKSAVLNYLNSAAQKEEEINKADVAASFQAAIVDVLISKSLQAATNCGVKQIVLAGGVAANSSLKAKMESACQKAGFSLYFPDIILCTDNAAMIACRAYYQHLVGDYADLHLNAKPSLKLGNR, from the coding sequence ATGCAAGAAAATCACAAACCTTGTTTAACACTGGCTTTAGAAACCAGTTGTGACGAAACATCCGCAGCCGTAGTGGCTGATGGGCGTGTAATTTTATCAAATGTCATTTCCTCTCAAGTACCAGTACATCAAAAATATGGAGGGGTAGTTCCGGAGATTGCCTCTCGTAAACATATCGAAAATGTGATTCCTGTAGTTGACCAAGCTTTGCGTGACGCAGGTGTAACATTTAACGATATTTCAGCTATCGGTGTTACTTATGGTCCAGGTTTAGTCGGAGCTTTGCTGGTTGGCGTGTCCGTTGCCAAAGCCTTATCTTTTGCGACAGGTATCCCATTAGTTGGGGTCAACCATTTAGAAGGGCATATTTTTGCTAATTTTTTAGCTCATACTAAGTTAGAGCCACCTTTTATGGCCTTGGTTGTATCAGGAGGACACACTTCCTTAGTGCATGTCAAAGGGTATAACGAGTTCGAATTGTTAGGTCAAACCCGAGATGATGCTGCGGGTGAAGCCTTTGATAAAGTAGCAAGAGTTATGAAGCTGCCTTACCCAGGGGGGCCTTACATTGATCGTTTAGCCCTGACAGGTAATCCAGAAGCCATTGCTTTTCCAAGGGCTTTACCTGGAAAAGATAGTTTTGAATTTAGTTTTAGCGGATTAAAGTCAGCAGTACTTAATTATTTGAATAGTGCTGCTCAAAAAGAGGAAGAAATCAACAAGGCAGATGTAGCTGCTAGCTTTCAAGCTGCCATAGTAGATGTATTAATCAGCAAGAGTTTGCAAGCAGCAACGAATTGTGGTGTAAAACAAATCGTCTTGGCCGGAGGAGTAGCTGCTAATAGCAGTCTTAAAGCGAAAATGGAAAGTGCATGCCAAAAGGCGGGCTTTTCTTTATATTTCCCAGATATCATTTTATGTACAGATAATGCGGCAATGATTGCTTGTCGGGCCTATTATCAACATCTCGTTGGAGATTATGCGGACTTACACTTGAATGCAAAGCCTTCTCTAAAATTAGGTAACCGGTAA